The Chryseobacterium glaciei DNA window TCATCCCTCCGTTCTAAAATACAAATCCATGCCAATGCTGTCAATACACAAACTATATTAAAAATAAGGTGCTCTGTCCAGCCAAGCTTCTCCAAAATCCCACCACATGAACACGGTATAAAATCACTATAATTCAGGATCAGATAGATGTAGACTGTAAAGCTAACCATGATGCCCAGTGAAAGATACAAGCCGGCAAGCCTGGTACTTTTAATAAATAGCAATACAGCGATAACGAGTTCTGCAACAATTACAGCATAAGAAATAAATCCGGCGTAAGCACTCAGTAAAGGGGATTGTGCCAACTGGACCTGAAAATTCGCGAAATCAAGTATTTTGCTTATGCTAGCGTAAATGAAAAGAAGTGCAAAGCAGTACGCAAAAATTACCGGCAATATCTGAGGAAACTTTTTCATGGATTTGTTTTGTTTGTTTTCCAGAGGTAAAGTTCTCAGATTCAGAGATAAGAAATATTGAAAGTAGTATAACAGATATGTTGAAAAGGATAAAAAACATTGATTATAGTATTGCAGATATTGATAAAAGTATCAAATACCTAAAAAGTACTCTTATGTCTTTAGATTTCTGTTAATAATCTGGGTATGGAATCTATAGGAAATTTGTATTTTCTCCGAAAGAGGATGTACATACTGTTGTAGTTGTAAAATTTATTCCTGTATGCAATTTCCTTAAGACTATAATTTGTAAATAAGACGTCTCCTACAACGTCAAGCATTTTCATTTTATTATGAAACTGGTGGAAAGTGTCTCCGAAATGGTTTCTGCAATCTTTTTGAAACTGATTATAGTTTATGCCATAGTACGCTGCCAGTTTCCGAGGCGATACCAATTCCGAGTTGCTCCCTTTTTCTAGAATTTGATCAAGGTAATGCAAACTGCCTGAACTAAAACGTATGGACATTGCATTGATAGAGAGTTTGCGAAGGAAAAACTCTGCATACTGATCACTACCTTCCAAAATTGCAATCCCCGTAAACAACAAAAACTTTCCGGAACGGTTCAGGTGTACATGAATAGGAATCACAGAAGTCATAATCGGAACATTGATCAGACCAACAAGCTTTTTTTCAATAAAGTCGAGATTGTCACTACTAAAATCTACACTACTCAACTTTCTGATCAGTATTTTACTGCTAAATTCAAAACCAACCGGAATTACCTTAACACTTTTGAAAAAAGTGACATAAGTGTTTACAACCATTTCCGCCAGCCTCGCCAAAATTTGTTTGTGTTGCGGACTTAATATTGGTGATTGTGCAGGAAGCTGTGAAAGTTTGACCATTGCACCTCCAATACTTTTGTCTATTAAAGACAGTAAGAAGATATTCATGAGCACGCCGTTTTAGTCTAGAGAGAAACTAAATAAAAAACCAATGTACTTTATTTAATCCAAAATAATTCTCATATTTGAGAATTATTACCGTTTAGTAATTAAATATTTACATAAGGTGATCTGTTTAATTGAAATAGGAAGGCAGGATTTCCATGTTTTACTAGTTTGTATGATATTTTAGATTTGTATCCTCTCCAAAAATTACTATTTCACCTTTAATTGTATAAGGAAACACTGCTTGATATTTATCTTGGCGGGGGACAAAAATTTCTACAACTATCGAATCTTTGCCATCTACATGGCCATTAAGAACTATAGCATAGGCCATAACCTCATCGCTACTCAAATCCTTATTGAAATGTTTTAATAAAAAATCATAGCTTTCCTCAATTGACCTAGGTTCCGAAGGCCTCTTGATATCTAAAATCTCTCCTTTAAGACTTATATATACCCCGAAAGGTTCGAATTGTTCCATTTCCGCTAGAAAAAAGGCTGCACGTTCTTTAAGAGCCTTCAAGAATTTTTCCATTATATCTTTATGAATATTATTAGCTTACAAAATTAGTGCTTTTCAATCTTATACTTATACCCCTAAACTTACAGCATTAGAATAATACAACATTTTATTTGTTGTTTTAATCGGATTTAAAATTTCGACTTTTAAAAATAAATTATCCAGATCTAAATATATTTCCAATTGTTGATAAAAATTAAAATCCCTCATGAAGTTAATCATGAAGGATTTATTTATATTATCCTTTCTTAAATCATTTAGAAGCTGAGTCATTAATTCTGCTTTTTCATCACTCCAGAAAGCAAATCCATCATTTCACTGATAATATCATTATATTTATTTTGTACTTCTACGTTTAAACCGTGCTTTGTCTCTAAATCATATTTAAACTGAAAATCATTATGCTCATTATAATTTTCATTAAATAATTTTTGAAAGTTATTATTGAAATCTTTCGTTCCTTTAATTTGATTATCAATAATCTTTTGAATCTTATTTGCAAATATATTCGCAATGTCAAAATGTATTTGTTCATGATTCAATAAGTCATTACTTGAAATGTATTTTTTATCGAACCAAGATTCTTCAGGATAAAATACCGCAAATATTTTAATTTTTATTTTACCTGTCCATATAGAATTTGAAACAATTTTGTAACTTATTCCAACCTTTGATTCCGCACCACTATCATTATATGTGGGAATTTTTCCTTTGAAATCATTAAAATCTAATTTTCTATCTGGCGACCATTCAATTGCTTGACTTGAGAAAGTCTGCGAAAAAGAAAATAAGAAAAAAATGAAAAAAAAATTAAGTTTCATATTAAGATAACTCTTCATATTAAAAATTCAGTAAAAGTAAAGGGCAGAAATATCTGCCCTTTATTCTACAAAATAAGTTCAGAAGTTTGCAGTTTTGATATTTTCTTGTCTTCCTTATTTATTTCTATTTGTTTTAAAAAATCAGACCTATTAGCTATTGAGTGCTGTAATCCTAAAATCCAATTATTTATATCTATTCCACATGCTTTAAAATGATCTAAATCCCAATTTATCATTTGAATTTCTTGCAAAATATTTTCTGCAGCATTACTTGATACGTACAAAGAAATATATAGTTTTGCCTGATAAAGCACTCCTTGTAGATAGGAATTAGGAGCAGCACTTAATGGAGGAACTCTTGAATAATCATCT harbors:
- a CDS encoding helix-turn-helix domain-containing protein, translated to MNIFLLSLIDKSIGGAMVKLSQLPAQSPILSPQHKQILARLAEMVVNTYVTFFKSVKVIPVGFEFSSKILIRKLSSVDFSSDNLDFIEKKLVGLINVPIMTSVIPIHVHLNRSGKFLLFTGIAILEGSDQYAEFFLRKLSINAMSIRFSSGSLHYLDQILEKGSNSELVSPRKLAAYYGINYNQFQKDCRNHFGDTFHQFHNKMKMLDVVGDVLFTNYSLKEIAYRNKFYNYNSMYILFRRKYKFPIDSIPRLLTEI
- a CDS encoding DUF922 domain-containing protein, with amino-acid sequence MKLNFFFIFFLFSFSQTFSSQAIEWSPDRKLDFNDFKGKIPTYNDSGAESKVGISYKIVSNSIWTGKIKIKIFAVFYPEESWFDKKYISSNDLLNHEQIHFDIANIFANKIQKIIDNQIKGTKDFNNNFQKLFNENYNEHNDFQFKYDLETKHGLNVEVQNKYNDIISEMMDLLSGVMKKQN